A region from the Excalfactoria chinensis isolate bCotChi1 chromosome 11, bCotChi1.hap2, whole genome shotgun sequence genome encodes:
- the CHD9 gene encoding chromodomain-helicase-DNA-binding protein 9 isoform X4, with protein sequence MSSVKRPRGRPPSSKKTDGSGSHTKSQNTQVRAMSEKKQRKKADSESKQEKANRIISEAIAKAKERGERNIPRVMSPENFPSVSAEGKEEKKGRKVKSKPKDKESKKPKTGSSSKTKEKTKIGKLIITLGKKQKRKNESSDELSDAKQTPQKPLKDEDSQKRRSNRQVKRKKYAEEGEGKQSEEEAKASAKIKKNPAPLPAEQPLQLFVENPSEEDAAIVDKILSSRIIKKEISAGMTVETEEFFVKYKNYSYLHCEWATEQQLLKDKRIQQKIKRFKLRQAQRAHFFADMEEEPFNPDYVEVDRVLEVSLCEDKDTGEPVVYYLVKWCSLPYEDSTWELKEDVDQAKIEEFEQLQASRPDSRRLDRPPPNSWKKIEHSREYKNGNQLREYQLEGLNWLLFNWYNRRNCILADEMGLGKTIQSITFLYEILLSGIRGPFLIIAPLSTITNWEREFRTWTDLNVVVYHGSMISRQMIQQYEMYFRDSQGRIVRGTYRFQAIITTFEMILGGCPELNAIEWRCVIIDEAHRLKNRNCKLLEGLKLMNLEHKVLLTGTPLQNTVEELFSLLHFLEPLRFPAESTFMQEFGDLKTEEQVQKLQAILKPMMLRRLKEDVEKKLAPKEETIIEVELTNIQKKYYRAILEKNFAFLSKGAGQANVPNLVNTMMELRKCCNHPYLIKGAEEKILGEFKETYNPTAPDFHLQAMIQSAGKLVLIDKLLPKMKAGGHKVLIFSQMVRCLDILEDYLIHKRYLYERIDGRVRGNLRQAAIDRFSKPDSDRFVFLLCTRAGGLGINLTAADTCIIFDSDWNPQNDLQAQARCHRIGQNKAVKVYRLITRNSYEREMFDRASLKLGLDKAVLQSMSGRENSVGGIQQLSKKEIEDLLRRGAYGAIMDEEDEGSKFCEEDIDQILQRRTKTITIESEGRGSTFAKASFVASGNRTDISLDDPNFWQKWAKKAEIDIDALSGRNSLVIDTPRIRKQTRPFSATKDELAELSEVESEGEEKPKLRRPCDRSNGYGRTECFRVEKNLLVYGWGRWRDILSHGRFKRQLNEHDVEIICRALLAYCLVHYRGDEKIKSFIWDLITPTEDGQTRELQNHLGLSAPVPRGRKGKKVKTQASTFDIHKAEWLRKYNPEHLLQDEGYKKHIKHHCNKVLLRVRMLYYLKQEVIGSEIQKVFDGTDASEIDVWVPEPDHSEVPAEWWDAEADKSLLIGVFKHGYEKYNTIRADPALCFLERVGKPDDKAVAAEQRANDYIDGDVEDPEYKPAPAMFKDDIEDDVSSPGDLVIADGDGQMMEGDKIYWPTQSALTTRLRRLITAYQRTSKNRQAQQIQPAFPVQTSMMQPPYEEVALNPKMAAKIERQQRWTRREEADFYRVVSTFGVVFDPERGRFDWTKFRAMARLHKKTDESLEKYLYAFMSMCRRVCRLPSKEELVDPNIFIQPITEERASRTLYRIELLRKVREQALRHPQLFERLKLCQPNPDLPVWWECGTHDRDLLIGAAKHGVSRTDYHILRDPELSFMSAQRNYSQNKVALSRTSTPLLHQYQMALSASPLTPQSRLPDAKVNTLEDMKVKNENRKEDAQSSEEECMSTEETQTVLKSEPLSPKNGAPVQNTEHKPSVKIETDRRMVAARTEPLTPNPASKKQRVSKRGSDSSSDSDSDSDRSSCSSRSSSSSSSSSSSCSHSRSGSSSSSSSSCSSASSSSSSSSSSSSSSSSSSSEESDSDEEEAQKRAEGTPHIKAYDEESVASLSTTHDETQDSFQMNNGTPNSSYLLQGGYMLAASYWPKDRVMINRLDSICQTVLKGKWPSARRNYDSNTVASFYTTKLLDSPGAATDYSEPSAPTPPLAGVKEEYDQSPQMSKVKKHVREKEFTVKINDEGGLKLTFQKQGLSQKRPFESEEGALGQQQYLARLRDLQNASEISLVNFPKSLPESGTSSHLAASANGVIVDSQPVLKKRRGRRKNVEGVDVLFINRNKQPNHVNPGINSCHIAAGINPALNYTQSQGMLDAESPVPVINLKDGTRLAGDDAPKRKDLERWLKEHPGYVEDLGACIPRMQLHEGRPKQKRHRCRNPNKLDVNSLTGEERVQLINRRNARKVGGAFAPPLKDLCRFLKENPEYGVAPEWGEIVKQSGFLPEGMFDRILTGPVVREEVSRRGRRPKSEIAKATAAAAAATAASVSVNPLLTNGLLPGMDLSSLQALQQNLQNLQSLQVTAGLIGMPAGLTTGGEAKNMAAMFPMLLSGMAGLPNLLGMGGLLTKSTESISEDKKGSDLKEVDIKKERTEDQNTDTGGENSVSSSPSTSSAAAAANPLSLNPLLLSNILYPGMLLTPGLNLHIPALSQSNIFDVQNSESNDTGSAKPTEEKEENSRVRDQEDKGGTEPSSHNENSTDEGSEKADASSGSDSTSSSSEDSDSSDED encoded by the exons AAAGCTAATCATCACACTGggtaagaaacagaaaagaaaaaatgaatcttCAGATGAATTGTCTGATGCGAAGCAGACTCCACAGAAGCCATTGAAAGATGAAGATTCACAG AAGAGAAGATCAAATCGTcaagttaaaaggaaaaagtatgctgaagaaggagaaggaaaacaatcagAAGAAGAAGCTAAAGCTTCTGCGAAAATCAAAAAGAATCCTGCTCCTTTACCTGCTGAGCAGCCTTTGCAATTGTTTGTG GAGAATCCAAGTGAGGAAGATGCAGCGATTGTAGACAAAATCTTATCCTCTAGgataataaagaaagaa ATATCTGCTGGGATGACAGTAGAAACAGAAGAGTTTTTCGTAAAGTACAAGAACTA CTCTTATCTCCACTGCGAGTGGGccacagaacagcagcttttAAAGGATAAAAGAatccagcagaaaataaaacgGTTCAAACTAAGGCAAGCACAAAGAGCTCACTTTTTTGCAGAT ATGGAAGAAGAACCTTTTAATCCTGACTATGTTGAAGTAGACCGGGTATTAGAAGTCTCTCTTTGTGAAGATAAAGACACTGGTGAG cctgtTGTTTACTATTTAGTAAAATGGTGTTCGTTGCCATATGAAGACAGTACGTGGGAGCTGAAAGAAGATGTAGATCAAgcaaaaatagaagaatttgAACAATTGCAAGCTTCCAGGCCTGACTCAAGGAGACTG gaccGACCACCTCCAAACTCATGGAAGAAGATAGAACACTCGAGGGAATATAAAAATGGCAACCAGCTCAGGGAATATCAACTGGAGGGACTTAACTGGCTTCTGTTCAACTGGTACAATAG ACGAAATTGCATTTTAGCGGATGAAATGGGTCTTGGCAAAACCATTCAGTCAATTACATTCCTCTATGAAATCCTCCTGTCTGGTATAAGAGGACCTTTTCTGATCATAGCTCCGCTTTCCACTATAACAAATTGGGAAAGAGAATTTCGCACATGGACTGACCTTAATGTTGTGGTGTACCATGGAAGTATGATCAGCAGGCAGATGATTCAGCAATATGAAATGTACTTCAGGGACTCCCAG GGACGTATCGTTCGAGGTACCTACAGATTCCAAGCCATTATCACAACTTTTGAAATGATTCTTGGTGGCTGTCCAGAGCTAAATGCAATTGAATGGCGATGCGTTATTATTGATGAAGCACACAGACTGAAAAATAGAAACTGCAAACTGTTAGAAGGACTAAAATTAATGAACCTC GAACATAAAGTGCTGTTAACTGGTACGCCACTGCAGAACACAGTAGAAGAGTTATTTagtcttcttcattttcttgaacCATTGCGTTTTCCTGCTGAATCAACATTCATGCAAGAATTTGGAGACcttaaaacagaagaacag GTTCAGAAATTACAAGCTATCTTGAAGCCCATGATGCTCAGACGATTAAAGGAAGATGTAGAAAAAAAGCTGGCTCCTAAGGAAGAAACAATAATTGAAGTAGAACTAACTaatattcagaagaaatacTATCGAGCAATCTTGGAGAAGAACTTTGCTTTCTTATCTAAAGGAGCTGGGCAAGCAAATGTACCAAATTTGGTTAACACTATGATGGAACTCAGAAAATGCTGTAATCATCCTTATCTCATCAAAG GTGCTGAAGAGAAAATCCTTGGAGAATTTAAAGAAACTTACAACCCAACTGCTCCAGACTTCCATCTACAAGCAATGATCCAGTCTGCTGGTAAATTGGTTCTTATTGATAAACTCCttccaaaaatgaaagcaggaggCCACAAGGTCCTTATTTTCTCTCAAATGGTGCGCTGCCTTGATATTTTGGAGGATTACCTTATACATAAAAG ATACTTATATGAACGAATTGATGGACGAGTACGTGGCAACCTCAGGCAAGCTGCAATTGACCGGTTCAGCAAACCAGATTCTGATCGCTTTGTGTTCCTTCTGTGCACCAGAGCTGGTGGTTTGGGGATTAATTTGACTGCAGCAGATACATGTATAATTTTTGATTCAGACTGGAATCCTCAAAATGATCTGCAG GCTCAAGCCCGTTGTCACAGGATTGGACAGAACAAAGCGGTGAAGGTCTACAGACTGATAACTCGTAACTCATATGAAAGAGAGATGTTTGACAGAGCAAGTCTGAAATTGGGACTGGATAAGGCTGTCTTACAGAGTATGAGTGGAAGAGAAAACAGTGTTGGTGGT ATCCAACAACTctctaaaaaagaaatagaagactTGCTTCGAAGAGGTGCGTATGGTGCCATTATGGATGAAGAAGATGAGGGCTCCAAATTCTGTGAGGAAGACATTGACCAAATTTTGCAGCGGCGTACCAAAACTATCACAATTGAATCAGAAGGAAGGGGCTCCACATTTGCCAAG gcTAGCTTTGTTGCGTCTGGAAACAGAACTGATATTTCTCTAGATGATCCCAACTTCTGGCAGAAATGGgccaaaaaagcagaaatagatATAGATGCTCTCAGTGGCCGA AACAGCCTGGTTATTGATACCCCAcgaatcagaaaacaaacaaggccCTTCAGCGCTACAAAAGATGAGCTGGCTGAATTGTCTGAAGTGGAGAGTGAGGGGGAGGAGAAGCCCAAACTCCGCAGGCCTTGTGACCGTTCCAATGGATACGGAAGGACGGAGTGCTTTCGGGTGGAGAAAAACTTACTGGTCTATGG GTGGGGTCGATGGAGAGACATTTTATCACATGGTCGCTTCAAGAGACAGCTAAATGAACACGACGTGGAGATAATTTGCCGAGCTCTTTTAGCCTATTGTCTTGTTCACTACAGAggagatgagaaaataaaaagttttataTGGGATCTCATTACTCCAACAGAAGATGGGCAAACACGAGAGTTGCAGAATCATCTTG GCCTGTCAGCCCCTGTGCctagaggaagaaaaggaaaaaaagtgaagacCCAGGCTAGCACTTTTGATATACACAAAGCAGAATGGCTGCGAAAATACAATCCAGAACATCTGTTGCAAGATGAAGGATACAAAAAGCACATAAAACATCACTGCAACAA GGTCTTGCTTCGAGTAAGAATGCTGTATTACTTAAAACAAGAAGTTATTGGTAGTGAAATTCAAAAAGTGTTTGATGGAACTGATGCCAG TGAAATTGATGTTTGGGTCCCTGAGCCAGATCACTCTGAAGTTCCTGCTGAGTGGTGGGATGCAGAGGCAGACAAATCCCTTCTAATTGGAGTTTTTAAACATG gTTATGAAAAATACAACACGATCAGAGCAGACCCAGCGCTGTGCTTCTTGGAAAGGGTTGGCAAGCCAGATGATAAAGcagttgctgctgagcagagagcaAATGATTATATTGATGG GGATGTCGAAGATCCAGAATATAAACCAGCACCAGCAATGTTTAAAGATGACATAGAG GATGATGTTTCATCCCCAGGTGATCTAGTAATAGCAGATGGAG ATGGGCAAATGATGGAAGGTGACAAAATCTATTGGCCAACTCAGTCTGCCTTAACAACACGTCTTCGCCGCCTAATAACAGCTTATCAAAGAACAAGTAAAAATAGGCAGGCCCAGCAGATCCAGCCAGCATTCCCAGTACAAACTAGTATGATGCAGCCTCCATATGAAGAAGTTGCTCTAAATCCAAAGATGGCTGCTAAAATAGAAAGACAGCAAAG GTGGAcaagaagggaagaagctgaCTTCTACAGAGTTGTGTCCACATTTGGAGTGGTGTTTGATCCTGAACGGGGACGGTTTGATTGGACCAAATTCAGAGCTATGGCAAGGCTGCATAAGAAAACTGATGAGAGCTTAGAGAAATACCTGTATGCATTTATGTCGATGTGCAGGAGAGTCTGTCGTCTCCCCTCAAAAGAAG AACTGGTAGACCCAAACATTTTTATCCAACCAATTACAGAGGAACGTGCCTCTCGGACTTTGTATCGCATTGAGCTTCTAAGGAAGGTGCGAGAACAGGCTCTTAGACATCCACAGTTGTTTGAACGACTAAAGCTATGTCAGCCAAACCCAGATTTACCTGTCTGGTGGGAATGTGGGACTCATGACAGGGATTTACTTATTGGAGCTGCTAAGCATGGGGTTAGCAGGACAGATTATCATATTCTTCGTGATCCTGAACTCTCGTTTATGTCTGCCCAGAGGAACTATAGTCAGAACAAAGTAGCACTGTCAAGGACTTCTACTCCACTCTTGCATCAGTATCAGATGGCATTATCTGCTTCTCCTCTTACACCTCAGTCAAGATTGCCAGATGCTAAAGTGAATACTCTTGAGGACAtgaaagttaaaaatgaaaatcgGAAAGAGGATGCTCAGTCGTCTGAAGAGGAATGTATGTCTACAGAGGAGACGCAGACAGTACTGAAATCTGAGCCTCTGAGTCCAAAAAATGGCGCACCAGTACAAAATACTGAACACAAACCTAGCGTGAAGATTGAAACAGACAGGCGCATGGTTGCAGCAAGGACAGAGCCTCTAACTCCAAACCCAGCTTCCAAAAAACAGAGAGTCAGCAAAAGAGGATCAGACTCTAGCTCTGACTCAGACTCTGACTCAGATAGATCATCCTGTTCTTCCAGGTCATCTTCTTCATCctcttcatcttcctcatctTGTTCACACTCTCGATCAGGCTCTAgttcttcatcatcttcatcttgttcttcagcatcttcatcctCGTCATCTTCATCCTCATCATCGTCGTCGTCATCATCGTCCTCGTCTGAAGAGAGTGATAGTGATGAAGAGGAGGCGCAAAAACGTG CAGAAGGAACCCCtcatataaaagcatatgaCGAAGAGAGTGTAGCTTCTCTGAGTACAACACACGATGAGACGCAGGACAGCTTCCAGATGAATAATGGGACACCAAATTCCAGTTATCTCCTACAAGGTGGATACATGTTGGCTGCATCTTATTGGCCAAAG gatcGAGTTATGATTAACCGGCTTGATAGTATTTGTCAAACAGTGTTGAAGGGTAAATGGCCTTCAGCAAGAAGGAACTATGACAGCAATACAGTGGCATCTTTCTACACAACCAAACTTCTGGATAGTCCAGGCGCAGCTACAGATTACAGTGAGCCCAGTGCACCAACACCCCCTCTTGCAGGTGTTAAAGAAGAATATGATCAGTCGCCACAGATGTCAAAGGTGAAGAAGCATGTACGAGAAAAGGAGTTTACAGTGAAAATCAATGAc GAAGGTGGTTTGAAATTGACTTTTCAGAAGCAGGGACTATCTCAGAAAAGGCCATTTGAAAGCGAGGAAGGcgcactgggacagcagcaaTACCTGGCTCGGCTACGTGATCTCCAGAATGCTTCAGAAATCAGCCTTGTCAACTTCCCAAAATCGCTTCCTGAATCAG GTACTTCCAGTCACTTAGCAGCCAGCGCCAATGGAGTGATAGTTGATAGTCAGCCGGTACTCAAaaagagaagagggagaaggaagaacgTGGAAGGAGTCGATGTCCTctttataaacagaaataagcagCCCAATCAT GTAAATCCAGGAATTAACTCGTGTCACATTGCTGCCGGAATAAACCCAGCACTCAATTACACGCAGTCTCAAGGCATGCTTGATGCAGAGAGTCCAGTTCCTGTTATTAACCTAAAAGATGGGACGAGGCTGGCAGGTGATGATGCCCCCAAAAGGAAAGATCTAGAAAGGTGGCTGAAGGAACATCCGGGCTATGTTGAAGATTTAGGAGCTTGTATTCCT AGGATGCAACTGCATGAAGGGAGGCCCAAACAAAAACGACACCGTTGTCGAAACCCTAATAAACTAGATGTTAACAGTTTGACTGGTGAAGAACGTGTCCAGCTCATAAAtagaagaaatgcaagaaag GTGGGGGGTGCGTTTGCTCCCCCTCTGAAGGATTTGTGCAGgttcttgaaagaaaatccagaaTATGGAGTGGCTCCTGAATGGGGAGAAATTGTAAAGCAGTCT GGATTTCTTCCAGAAGGAATGTTTGACCGTATTCTCACCGGGCCTGTTGTGCGGGAAGAAGTAAGCCGGAGGGGAAGGCGCCCCAAAAGTGAGATTGCTAAggcaacagcagctgcagctgctgccactgctgcaagCGTATCAGTTAACCCTCTGCTCACCAACGGATTGCTTCCAGGAATGGATCTGTCTAGTCTTCAGGCCTTACAACAAAACCTGCAAAACCTGCAGTCACTGCAAGTAACAGCAGGGTTGATTGGAATGCCAGCTGGCTTAACTACTGGAGGAGAAGCTAAGAACATGGCTGCCATGTTCCCCATGCTGCTGTCAGGGATGGCTGGATTACCAAACTTGCTGGGCATGGGAGGACTTCTGACAAAGTCTACAGAATCTATTTCAGAGGATAAAAAGGGAAGTGATTTGAAAGAGGtggatataaagaaagaaaggacagaagacCAAAATACAGATACTGGTGGTGAAAACTCTGTTTCAAGCTCTCCTTCaacatcctctgctgctgcagctgccaatCCTCTCTCTCTTAACCCATTACTTTTGTCCAACATACTTTATCCAGGGATGCTTCTCACTCCAGGCCTTAATCTTCATATCCCAGCTTTGTCTCAGTCTAATATTTTTGATGTACAGAACAGTGAAAGTAATGACACGGGCTCAGCCAAGCctacagaagaaaaggaggaaaattcTCGGGTTAGAGATCAGGAAGACAAAGGGGGAACAGAGCCAAGCTCTCACAACGAAAACAGCACAGATGAAGGTTCAGAGAAAGCAGATGCTTCATCTGGATCTGATAGTACATCGTCTTCATCTGAGGATTCAGATTCTAGTGATGAAGACTGA